From the Micromonospora echinofusca genome, the window GGCCGCGCAGAGGGCGGCGGCGACGGTCGCGGCGTGCTCCACCTCGTACCCCCGGCGGGTGAGGGCGGCGGAGAGCGCGGCGGCCACCCGGCGGTCGTCCTCGACCAGCAGGATGCGCACCCGGGGCCCCCATTCGTCGGTCTGTCGACCCGAATGGTGGCAGAAGTACGCCCGCCACGGGAGAGCCGGCCCCGCACGGACCGCTCCCGGGACGGGGCGGGCGGGGCGGCCGGGGCGGGCCGGCAGCGGGCCGGCCGGCAGGTCAGAGGCCGAAGACCTCGTCGGCCGTGGCGTCGCGGACCCCGTCGACGAACCCCCGGAAGCCTGGGTCGTCGTGGCTGGCGGGCACGCTGGTGACGAGCTCGCCGGTGGCCTGGGTGACCGCGTCGACCAGGGGCGGGTAGTCGACCTCGGCGTCCGCGAGGGTGTCGTCGTCGGCCTGGCCGAGGTTGATCACGTGCTGCACGTCGTCGGTCGGCGTGTCCGGGTCGGCGGCCCACTCGCCGCCGGCCCGGTGGCACTCGTCGTACAGCGCCCGCTGGCTGTCGGTCCAGTCCTCGTCGTAGCTCTCCATCGCCATCCCTCCGCGACCCGCTGCCCCGAGCATGCCCGTCGGCGGCGGCCACCCGGGGCGGTACCGGGAAACCGGGACGGCCGCGGGCGGGACCGGCCGCGCGTAGGCTGCCCGGGTGATCTACAAGCTGCTCACCACCACCGAGTGGGACGACGCGCTGGCCGCGGGCCACTTCGAGGGTACGGCGGCGGACCGGCAGTCCGGGTTCGTCCACCTCTCCGGCGCCGACCAGGTGGTCGAGACCGCCCGGCGGCACTACGCCGGCGCCACCGGGCTGACCCTGCTGACCGTCGACCCGGACCGGCTGGGCGTCGCGCTGCGCTGGGAGCCGTCGCGCGACGGCGCGCTCTTCCCGCACCTGTACGGCCCGCTGCCGGTGCCCGCCGTCGTGGCCGCCGACGCGCTGCCCGCCGACCGGCCGGCCGCCGACGCGGTGGCGGCGCTGCTCGGCTGAGGGGTCGCTATGCTACGCCGAGTCCGCTCCCCCGGGCTCGCCTCCGCGCCCCGGGGCGGGTGTGGCAGAACCGATCCGCGCGATCGACGCCCGCCCGGCGTACGCCGACGTGGATCACCGACGGCGCGACGCCGCGCCCCGAGCCATGCGAGTTGAAGGATGACTGACAGCAGTTCCCTGTCCCCCTCCGTCTTCGTCCACCCGACGGCCGACGTCGAGGAGGGTGCCCGCGTCGGCGACGGCACGAAGGTCTGGCACCTGGCCCACGTCCGGTCCTCGGCGCAGGTCGGCGCCGGCTGCGTCATCGGCCGCAACGTGTACGTCGACGCCGGCGTCACGGTCGGCGACCTGGTGAAGATCCAGAACAACGTCTCGGTCTACCAGGGCGTCACCATCGAGGACGAGGTCTTCGTGGGCCCGTGCGCCGTCTTCACCAACGACTTCCGGCCCCGGGCGCAGAACCCGGACTGGACGATCACCCCGACCCTGGTCCGCAGGGGCGCGTCGATCGGCGCCAACGCCACCCTCGTCTGCGGCATCGAGGTCGGCGAGTACGCGATGATCGCCGCAGGGTCCGTGGTGACCCGGGACGTGGCGCCGTACCAGCTCGTCGCCGGCAACCCGGCGCGCCCGAAGGGCTGGGTCGACGAGCGCGGCGAGGTCGTCTCGCGGGACGTGGACAACCCGCCGCAGCGGGGCTGAACGGACGCGGGGGCGGCGCCCGGCACCGGCCGGACCCCGCCCCCGCGTCGACACGTCAGCCGCAGAGGCGGTCGACCTCCGCCCGGAACCGGTCCATCGGGTTCGGCTCGTCCGGGCCCAGCAGGTACGTCTTCAGCTCCCGGCGCGCCTCGGTCATCGGGTCGTCACCGGCCCGGGTCACCGCGACGATCTTCGCCAGCTCGCCGCAGTCCGCCCCG encodes:
- a CDS encoding DUF952 domain-containing protein gives rise to the protein MIYKLLTTTEWDDALAAGHFEGTAADRQSGFVHLSGADQVVETARRHYAGATGLTLLTVDPDRLGVALRWEPSRDGALFPHLYGPLPVPAVVAADALPADRPAADAVAALLG
- a CDS encoding acyltransferase; amino-acid sequence: MTDSSSLSPSVFVHPTADVEEGARVGDGTKVWHLAHVRSSAQVGAGCVIGRNVYVDAGVTVGDLVKIQNNVSVYQGVTIEDEVFVGPCAVFTNDFRPRAQNPDWTITPTLVRRGASIGANATLVCGIEVGEYAMIAAGSVVTRDVAPYQLVAGNPARPKGWVDERGEVVSRDVDNPPQRG